The Verrucomicrobiia bacterium genome contains a region encoding:
- a CDS encoding YcfL family protein produces the protein MNSKIVLLAAGAALAVTACQSTYDKGPYLPQNSQTPAYENTERVVLLDPGVQHSITCTGLQEGTTSDGRLEVTAQLRNRENRRIEVQVNCVFKDANGYTTGDETPFQTLLLTENATEQVKFTAMNTQARKYTVRVRQAR, from the coding sequence ATGAACTCGAAAATCGTCCTGCTCGCCGCCGGCGCGGCCCTGGCCGTCACGGCCTGCCAAAGCACCTATGACAAGGGGCCGTATCTGCCCCAGAACTCGCAGACCCCGGCCTACGAAAACACCGAGCGCGTCGTGCTGCTGGACCCCGGTGTGCAACATTCGATCACTTGCACCGGCCTGCAGGAAGGCACGACGTCCGACGGCCGGCTGGAAGTCACTGCCCAGTTGCGCAACCGCGAAAACCGGCGCATCGAAGTCCAGGTGAACTGCGTGTTCAAGGACGCCAACGGTTATACGACCGGCGACGAAACACCCTTCCAGACGCTCCTCCTGACGGAGAATGCGACGGAGCAGGTGAAATTCACCGCCATGAACACGCAGGCCAGGAAATATACTGTCCGGGTGCGACAGGCGCGTTGA
- a CDS encoding right-handed parallel beta-helix repeat-containing protein, giving the protein MKFSRRKTTARFKAALARAATSLMLILGAPAFAATAPGVFHMLRPGVTDAEIQAALDALPDGGGIVILPPGTITLTRPIVIRRSWQTLRGAGTNTVLCVADGANCPALIIGEPVNHPGHDVTHVAVESLFIDGNRHAQQRELWREHGEGSEIRNNGITVQRVRDSVIENVVTARCRSGGLVTTLGVQGLVVRGLESFDNQYDGLACYATTASEFVDLNLHDNPCAGISLDWNFSGNTVSNAVLNDNDLGIFMRDSRGNRFFNVAIHKSRNHGVFMAQTETAQWTACVNNSFTNLQATNCGGAAFRVNDASCRNNVITSARFENNQHGDLSLARPKLIVLQ; this is encoded by the coding sequence ATGAAGTTCAGTCGGCGCAAAACCACGGCAAGGTTCAAAGCGGCTCTCGCCCGTGCCGCAACCAGCCTGATGCTGATCCTCGGCGCGCCCGCTTTCGCGGCGACCGCGCCGGGTGTCTTCCACATGCTCCGGCCGGGCGTCACTGACGCGGAAATCCAGGCGGCGTTGGACGCCCTGCCCGATGGCGGCGGGATTGTCATCCTGCCACCCGGCACCATCACGCTCACACGGCCCATTGTCATCCGGCGCTCATGGCAGACCCTGCGTGGTGCCGGCACCAACACCGTCCTGTGCGTTGCCGATGGCGCCAACTGCCCAGCCCTCATCATCGGTGAGCCCGTCAACCATCCCGGCCACGATGTCACCCATGTCGCCGTTGAATCGCTGTTCATTGATGGCAACCGCCACGCGCAGCAGCGCGAGCTCTGGCGGGAGCACGGGGAAGGCTCGGAGATTCGCAACAACGGCATCACCGTGCAGCGAGTTCGCGACTCGGTGATTGAAAACGTGGTGACCGCGCGCTGTCGTTCCGGCGGACTGGTCACCACGCTGGGCGTTCAAGGACTCGTCGTGCGGGGATTGGAATCGTTCGACAACCAGTATGACGGCCTCGCCTGTTATGCAACGACCGCCAGCGAGTTTGTCGATCTGAACCTGCACGACAATCCGTGCGCCGGCATTTCCCTCGACTGGAATTTCAGCGGCAACACCGTCAGCAACGCCGTGCTGAATGACAATGACCTCGGCATCTTCATGCGCGACAGCCGCGGCAACCGGTTTTTTAATGTGGCCATCCACAAGAGCCGCAACCACGGCGTGTTCATGGCCCAGACGGAAACCGCCCAGTGGACCGCGTGCGTCAACAACTCGTTCACCAACCTGCAGGCGACGAACTGCGGCGGCGCGGCCTTCCGTGTCAACGACGCCTCCTGCCGGAACAACGTCATCACCAGCGCCAGGTTCGAGAACAACCAGCACGGCGACCTCTCGCTGGCCCGGCCGAAACTTATCGTGTTACAGTAA
- a CDS encoding glycosyltransferase: MTPAGQTAPRVRVDGKFFRLGKAKFFVKGVAYGPFAPNAAGQPWPSVEQTTQDFIRLRELGANVVRVYYVPPRWILDLAQQHDLKLLVDIPWNKHLCFLNDPAEQEAARDAVRRAVIEGARHPAIFAYSIANEIPTDVVRWHGAKAVAAFIDKLVVEAKALDPECLCTFANFPPTEFLRPQNLDFVCFNVYLHQPQPFRNYLARLQMIADTKPLVLGEFGIDSLREGEASQGEILGWSIEGAFRAGLAGAVVFSYTDDWWRDGRPVDDWQMGLTTADRRPKPSFHVVKDKFAAAPYFPLPQWPKVSVVVASYNGERTLKACLDSLERLNYPNYEVILVDDGSTDATARIVFTGINDGGEGHPSPGSTYPMFSDKAGALAHFPHLRYVRHARNAGLSVARNTGILASTGEIVAFTDSDCRVDENWLYYLVGGLLNREFAAMGGPNFLPPDDSAVGAAVMVSPGGPAHVMLNDRQAEHIPGCNMAFWRHALDEIGGFDPIFTKAGDDVDICWRLAQAGCKIGFSPAALVWHYRRSTIGAYLGQQRGYGEAEALLVRKHPEYFNSFGGSLWRGRIYSAARFGVLVQPPIIYRGTFGSGFFQTLYAAAPDSTLMLATTLEYHVLVLLPLWVLAVSLNHLMPVAIAATLIPAGLCAAAGAQAFIPPDRLRWWSRPLVAVLFLLQPMVRGWARYQGRLTPKKAPSPQHSLDSLALVHNKAPVDEACYWSEQPINRVQFVADLVRRLEAMNWPNKSDIGWSEFDIELFGNHWNSVQLTTVTEDHSQGRHLMRARLLPRWTLEARMVFWAVLAFELVLLGLLHNWTAWRWLLLFSVLPLVWFIRQQARHLQSMIVVFLDEAAKDWNYTKIGVTSETSEPPTMTAAPPVRTAPGAEPHVNTPFG, from the coding sequence CTCCGGCAGGTCAAACGGCGCCACGCGTTCGCGTAGACGGCAAGTTCTTCCGGCTCGGCAAGGCCAAGTTCTTCGTGAAGGGCGTTGCTTACGGGCCGTTTGCGCCCAATGCGGCCGGCCAGCCGTGGCCGTCCGTCGAACAAACCACGCAGGATTTCATCCGCCTGCGCGAACTGGGCGCGAACGTCGTGCGCGTCTATTACGTGCCGCCCCGCTGGATTCTCGATCTGGCCCAGCAGCATGACTTGAAGCTGTTGGTGGACATTCCCTGGAACAAACACCTGTGCTTTCTGAATGACCCGGCCGAGCAAGAAGCCGCCCGGGACGCCGTCCGCCGCGCCGTGATCGAGGGGGCGCGACATCCGGCGATTTTCGCCTACAGCATCGCCAACGAAATCCCGACCGACGTGGTTCGCTGGCACGGCGCCAAGGCGGTGGCGGCGTTCATTGACAAGCTGGTCGTCGAGGCCAAGGCCTTGGATCCCGAGTGCCTGTGCACCTTCGCCAATTTTCCACCCACAGAATTCCTGCGCCCGCAGAATCTCGATTTCGTCTGCTTTAACGTCTATCTGCACCAGCCGCAGCCGTTCCGGAATTATCTCGCACGCCTGCAAATGATCGCCGACACCAAGCCGCTCGTGCTGGGTGAATTCGGCATCGATTCCTTGCGCGAAGGCGAGGCAAGCCAGGGCGAGATTCTGGGCTGGAGCATCGAAGGCGCATTCCGGGCCGGGCTCGCCGGCGCGGTTGTGTTCAGCTACACGGACGACTGGTGGCGCGATGGCCGGCCGGTGGACGACTGGCAGATGGGCCTGACCACGGCAGATCGCCGGCCGAAGCCGTCCTTCCATGTGGTGAAGGACAAGTTTGCCGCGGCGCCGTATTTTCCCCTGCCCCAATGGCCGAAGGTTTCTGTGGTCGTGGCGAGCTACAACGGCGAACGCACGCTCAAAGCCTGCCTCGACTCCCTGGAGCGGTTGAACTATCCGAACTACGAAGTCATTCTGGTGGACGACGGCTCGACGGACGCGACGGCGCGCATTGTGTTCACGGGCATCAACGACGGTGGCGAAGGGCATCCGTCACCGGGCAGCACGTATCCCATGTTCTCGGACAAGGCGGGCGCATTGGCGCATTTCCCGCATCTGCGTTACGTGCGCCATGCCCGGAATGCCGGCCTGTCAGTCGCGCGCAACACGGGCATCCTGGCCTCGACCGGTGAAATCGTGGCCTTCACCGATTCGGACTGCCGCGTGGATGAGAACTGGCTGTATTACCTCGTCGGCGGTTTGCTGAATCGTGAATTCGCGGCGATGGGCGGGCCAAATTTTCTGCCGCCGGATGATTCGGCCGTCGGCGCGGCGGTGATGGTTTCCCCCGGTGGTCCGGCGCACGTGATGTTGAACGATCGCCAGGCCGAGCACATCCCCGGCTGCAACATGGCATTCTGGCGGCATGCCCTCGATGAAATCGGTGGATTTGACCCCATCTTCACCAAGGCGGGCGACGATGTGGACATCTGCTGGCGGCTGGCGCAGGCGGGCTGCAAAATTGGTTTTAGCCCGGCCGCGCTGGTGTGGCACTACCGGCGCTCGACGATTGGGGCTTATCTGGGACAGCAACGCGGCTACGGCGAGGCCGAGGCGCTGCTCGTGCGGAAACACCCGGAATACTTCAACTCCTTCGGCGGCAGCCTGTGGCGGGGGCGGATTTATTCCGCGGCGCGTTTTGGCGTGCTGGTGCAGCCACCCATCATTTACCGCGGCACGTTCGGCAGTGGATTCTTTCAAACCCTCTACGCCGCGGCCCCGGATTCCACGCTGATGCTGGCCACGACGCTGGAGTATCACGTGCTGGTGCTGCTGCCGCTGTGGGTGCTGGCGGTGTCGTTGAATCACCTGATGCCAGTGGCCATCGCGGCCACGCTGATTCCGGCGGGCCTCTGCGCCGCCGCGGGCGCCCAAGCCTTCATTCCGCCCGACAGACTGCGTTGGTGGTCGCGCCCACTGGTCGCCGTATTGTTTCTGTTGCAGCCGATGGTCAGGGGCTGGGCACGGTATCAAGGCCGGTTGACGCCAAAAAAAGCGCCCTCGCCGCAACACTCGCTCGATTCGCTCGCGCTGGTGCATAACAAGGCGCCCGTGGACGAGGCGTGTTACTGGAGCGAGCAACCCATCAACCGTGTGCAATTCGTGGCCGACCTCGTGCGCCGCCTGGAGGCAATGAACTGGCCCAACAAATCGGACATCGGGTGGAGCGAATTTGACATCGAACTGTTCGGCAACCACTGGAACAGCGTGCAGTTGACGACGGTGACGGAGGACCACAGCCAGGGGCGCCATCTTATGCGCGCCCGGCTCCTGCCCCGCTGGACGCTGGAAGCGCGCATGGTGTTCTGGGCGGTGCTCGCCTTCGAACTCGTGCTGCTGGGATTGCTCCACAACTGGACGGCCTGGCGCTGGCTGCTGTTGTTCAGCGTGCTGCCTTTGGTATGGTTCATCCGCCAACAGGCGCGCCACCTGCAAAGCATGATTGTGGTCTTCCTCGACGAGGCGGCCAAGGACTGGAACTACACCAAAATCGGTGTGACATCGGAAACCAGCGAGCCTCCCACGATGACCGCCGCTCCGCCGGTGCGAACGGCGCCCGGCGCCGAGCCGCATGTGAACACCCCCTTCGGTTAA